The following proteins are encoded in a genomic region of Limosilactobacillus reuteri subsp. reuteri:
- a CDS encoding Lreu_0056 family protein, whose amino-acid sequence MKRKVIITIIILISCLWVAVTINFNRPSSQQVQDETQSSQQPRPKFTDQQIGVLAGLAISPEWLKQNIAANQLVYGIVKPSDTVPAGVDDYSYLVAADDQDGTIIFFKAEGQTVIIKYTSQRNTKLKAKALTLSQLKKEFYQTRSQKREVDDYVAGLRTE is encoded by the coding sequence ATGAAAAGAAAAGTAATTATAACAATCATTATTTTAATTAGTTGCTTATGGGTGGCAGTTACAATTAACTTTAATCGGCCTTCCTCTCAGCAAGTTCAGGATGAAACACAGTCAAGTCAACAGCCACGGCCAAAATTTACCGACCAACAAATTGGGGTTTTAGCGGGATTGGCAATATCTCCCGAGTGGTTAAAACAAAATATTGCTGCAAATCAACTCGTTTATGGAATTGTTAAGCCCTCTGACACCGTTCCAGCAGGGGTAGATGATTATAGTTATTTAGTAGCCGCTGACGACCAAGATGGGACGATAATTTTCTTTAAAGCGGAAGGACAAACCGTGATTATAAAATATACTTCTCAGCGAAATACAAAACTAAAAGCAAAGGCCTTAACCTTATCGCAATTAAAAAAAGAATTTTACCAAACTAGGTCACAAAAAAGAGAAGTAGACGACTACGTAGCAGGATTGCGGACCGAATAA
- a CDS encoding acetyl-CoA C-acetyltransferase — MEKVYIVAAQRTPIGKFNGQLASKSAVELGAIAIKAAVEKAKLSENDIDQVLMGNVIQAGTGQNPARQASMAAGLGEQVPAITINDVCASGMSSVDLAASLIRAGQANVIVAGGMESMSQAPYVLPKARNGYRFGNGTLLDAMQSDALNDVYGGYPMGITAENINDKYQITRHQQDEFALMSHQRAVKAQKAGYFDSEIVPVEVKQKRTTVTVTVDEAPRPDTSLAALAKLKPAFKSDGSVTAGNASGINDGGAALVLASESAVNRLGLTPLAEWQGSAVVGLDPALMGLGPYYAIKKLLKNQQLSADDVDTYEINEAFATQALVCQNLLHLDPRAVNPWGGAIALGHPVGCSGARIIVTMISEMHRDNHELGIASLCVGGGMGEAVLLKKI, encoded by the coding sequence ATGGAGAAGGTTTACATTGTTGCTGCTCAGCGAACACCAATCGGTAAGTTTAACGGTCAGTTAGCTTCAAAGTCTGCAGTTGAATTAGGAGCGATTGCAATTAAAGCGGCTGTTGAAAAGGCAAAGCTCAGCGAAAACGATATTGACCAAGTGTTAATGGGGAATGTTATTCAAGCAGGAACGGGACAAAATCCAGCGCGTCAAGCATCAATGGCCGCTGGATTAGGTGAGCAGGTTCCGGCAATAACGATTAATGACGTCTGTGCGTCGGGAATGTCCAGTGTTGACCTGGCAGCAAGTTTGATTCGCGCAGGACAGGCTAATGTAATTGTTGCCGGGGGGATGGAAAGTATGTCCCAAGCTCCATATGTTCTTCCTAAGGCACGGAATGGCTATCGATTTGGGAATGGAACCTTGCTTGATGCGATGCAAAGTGATGCATTAAATGATGTTTATGGCGGTTATCCGATGGGAATTACTGCTGAAAATATCAATGATAAGTATCAGATTACTCGTCACCAACAAGACGAATTTGCTTTGATGAGCCACCAACGTGCGGTAAAGGCTCAAAAAGCAGGCTATTTCGATTCAGAAATTGTACCAGTTGAAGTTAAGCAGAAACGAACAACAGTGACTGTAACTGTTGACGAAGCTCCACGACCAGATACTTCACTAGCGGCTTTAGCAAAATTAAAACCAGCTTTTAAATCTGACGGAAGTGTGACTGCAGGGAATGCCTCGGGAATTAATGATGGTGGAGCTGCCTTGGTTCTTGCTTCTGAAAGTGCAGTCAACCGATTAGGATTAACTCCATTGGCTGAGTGGCAAGGATCTGCAGTTGTTGGTCTTGATCCAGCATTGATGGGTTTGGGACCATATTATGCAATCAAGAAGCTCTTAAAAAATCAGCAGCTGTCGGCAGATGACGTAGATACTTACGAAATTAATGAGGCGTTTGCGACCCAAGCCCTTGTCTGTCAGAACTTGCTTCATCTTGATCCTAGGGCTGTCAATCCTTGGGGTGGGGCAATTGCATTAGGCCATCCTGTTGGGTGTTCAGGAGCACGAATTATCGTCACGATGATTAGTGAAATGCATAGGGATAATCATGAACTCGGCATTGCTTCGCTGTGTGTCGGGGGCGGAATGGGTGAAGCGGTTCTGCTTAAGAAAATTTAG
- a CDS encoding response regulator transcription factor, whose product MRILVAEDEQQLSHVLSSAMTASGYQVDIANNGQEAVEQAKENAYDVIILDIMMPVKSGLEALKEIRATGNRTYIMMLTAMGEEDDKVTGLDAGADDYLSKPFSLKELLARLRSRQRRDDSYQVDVLEFGDLTLNGNDQSLESHNSISLTNRENRLLQYFILNANKELSANELINHVWDENETADQEDLWINICYLRQKLQAIQSQVTISGEKTGPFMIAC is encoded by the coding sequence ATGCGAATCCTTGTAGCAGAAGATGAACAGCAGCTATCTCATGTATTAAGTTCAGCGATGACAGCGAGTGGTTATCAAGTTGATATTGCTAATAATGGCCAAGAAGCCGTTGAGCAGGCGAAAGAAAATGCCTATGATGTCATAATTTTAGACATCATGATGCCTGTTAAATCTGGACTGGAAGCATTAAAGGAAATTAGAGCAACTGGTAATCGAACATATATTATGATGTTAACGGCTATGGGTGAAGAAGATGATAAGGTAACTGGTCTTGATGCCGGTGCTGACGATTATTTATCTAAGCCCTTTTCCTTAAAAGAACTACTTGCTCGTTTGCGTTCCCGTCAACGCCGAGATGATTCTTACCAAGTAGATGTTCTTGAATTTGGTGATTTGACCCTTAACGGTAACGATCAATCGCTTGAAAGCCATAATTCGATTAGTTTAACGAATCGGGAAAATCGTTTACTTCAGTATTTTATTTTGAATGCTAATAAAGAATTATCAGCGAATGAACTTATTAACCACGTTTGGGATGAGAATGAAACCGCTGATCAAGAAGATCTCTGGATTAATATCTGTTATTTACGGCAAAAATTACAGGCAATTCAATCTCAAGTAACAATTAGTGGTGAAAAAACTGGACCGTTTATGATTGCATGCTAG
- a CDS encoding sensor histidine kinase produces MIQRFRYKFIAISTAALLFVILTIVGSICTLTYYQSHQEIERVLTILVNNDGQIPRKGIRTTDNSQPQFSREGLHQYRYFAVLVDNKNQVTEVQDDHIATVTPQDARAMTDRLVRRKVHSGQLLYRGVNYAYKIRNKNGEKVIVFLDESLLMARTRSLMHTGLILGVIVLVLYTIVLTLYSRRAIRPIIEAEQRQKEFITNASHELKTPLTVISANNEMQEIINGENEWTTSTKQQVTRLTKLINNLVSLARMQEQPTLTMLPVNVSQIAGDVASSFKSVISTEQKQFNVQIDEGLVANADENTLRELLNILLDNANKYCDPQGEIDFTVSSSNHSKNIVITIANSYKDGKSLDAKKFFNRFYRVDESHTQGKKAGFGIGLSMAQYIVKQFKGKITAKYTNGKLAFIVTLKEVGK; encoded by the coding sequence ATGATTCAACGTTTTCGCTATAAATTTATTGCAATCTCAACTGCGGCATTATTATTTGTAATTTTGACAATTGTTGGCAGTATTTGCACCCTCACTTACTATCAATCGCACCAAGAAATTGAACGGGTATTGACGATTTTGGTAAATAACGACGGCCAAATTCCCCGAAAAGGGATCCGGACTACTGACAATAGTCAACCTCAATTTTCACGTGAGGGCCTTCATCAATATCGTTATTTTGCTGTACTGGTTGATAATAAAAATCAAGTAACGGAAGTGCAAGATGATCATATTGCAACGGTTACGCCGCAGGATGCCCGAGCAATGACAGACCGTCTTGTAAGAAGAAAAGTGCATAGCGGGCAGTTGCTATATCGAGGGGTAAATTATGCTTATAAGATTCGGAATAAAAACGGCGAGAAAGTAATTGTCTTTCTTGATGAATCACTCCTCATGGCCCGGACACGATCACTAATGCATACAGGGTTGATCTTAGGGGTAATTGTTTTAGTTCTGTATACCATTGTTTTAACCCTTTACTCGCGTCGTGCAATTCGGCCAATTATTGAAGCAGAGCAGCGGCAAAAAGAATTTATAACTAATGCTAGTCATGAATTAAAAACGCCATTGACAGTTATTTCAGCGAATAATGAAATGCAAGAGATTATCAATGGTGAGAATGAATGGACAACAAGCACCAAGCAACAGGTTACTCGCCTGACAAAGTTAATTAATAACCTGGTGTCACTTGCGCGCATGCAAGAACAACCGACATTAACGATGTTGCCGGTAAATGTAAGTCAAATTGCCGGGGATGTGGCTAGTAGTTTCAAGAGTGTGATTTCAACCGAACAGAAACAATTCAATGTACAGATTGATGAAGGCTTGGTAGCAAACGCTGATGAAAATACACTACGGGAACTGTTGAATATTTTGCTTGATAATGCGAATAAGTATTGTGATCCTCAGGGTGAAATTGATTTTACAGTGTCCTCGTCTAATCATAGTAAAAATATAGTTATTACGATTGCGAATAGCTATAAAGATGGTAAAAGCCTGGATGCTAAAAAATTCTTTAACCGCTTTTATCGGGTTGATGAATCGCATACTCAAGGAAAAAAGGCAGGCTTTGGTATTGGGCTTTCGATGGCTCAATATATCGTTAAACAATTCAAAGGGAAAATTACGGCGAAGTATACAAATGGTAAGTTAGCTTTTATCGTAACGTTAAAAGAAGTAGGAAAGTAA
- a CDS encoding glycoside hydrolase family 65 protein: MKRTFDIAPWHVATHKWDPQDKRLQESMTSLANENLGMRGFFEEGYSGDHMEGIYLGGVWFPDKTRVGWWKNGYPKYFGKMINAVNFMKLIIKVNGEQLDLAKQTPKDFKLDLDMKRGVLERRFTVEIGGTEMYFNFERFVSVTQKELVGQRLHIKNRGDSDAKVEITSMIDADVYNEDANYDEQFWNVLGKSADGEHAELTSMTKKNDFGTPQFIVGMKTTSKTNLDHVDDGTDEKHAYNTFAGTVAAGKEVNFEKRSIVMTSRDYDSQADIEKNLDVLGDQLDNQSFDDLLDPHIKEWADRWVKSDVEIEGDEGAQQGIRFNLFQLFSTYYGQDYRLNISPKGFTGEKYGGATYWDTEAYCIPVYLGVADPEVARNLLMYRYKQLDGAFVNAKEQGLDGALFPMVTFNGIECHNEWEITFEEIHRNGDIAFAIYLYTKYTGDKSYVLNEGAEVLTEISRFWADRVHYSQNKNKYMLHAVTGPDEYDNNVNNDWYTNLLCRWTLQYTLDILDQVDEKVAKKLNVSEDEKRKWKGIVDNMYLPYDKEKDIFPENDGFMDKDLTPVSEIPSDQLPLNQHWSWDKILRSPYVKQGDVIQGLWDFIDDFTKEEKKNNFDFYEQFTVHESSLSASVYSIIAADIGYEDKAVELYERSARLDLDNYNNDTSDGLHITSMTGSWLDIVQGFAGMRVRDGQLHYAPFLPKKWDSYQFRQMFRGRILKVKVDKHGTKIDLVSGDPITIDLDGKKLELK; encoded by the coding sequence ATGAAACGTACATTTGATATTGCCCCTTGGCATGTTGCTACTCACAAATGGGACCCACAAGACAAGCGTTTACAAGAATCAATGACTAGTTTAGCCAATGAAAATCTTGGTATGCGTGGCTTCTTTGAAGAAGGTTACAGTGGTGACCACATGGAAGGTATCTACCTTGGTGGAGTTTGGTTCCCTGACAAGACTCGTGTTGGTTGGTGGAAGAATGGTTATCCTAAGTACTTTGGTAAGATGATCAACGCTGTCAACTTCATGAAGTTAATCATTAAGGTTAATGGTGAACAACTCGACTTAGCAAAGCAAACACCAAAAGACTTTAAGCTTGATCTTGACATGAAGCGTGGTGTTTTAGAACGACGCTTTACTGTTGAAATTGGTGGTACTGAAATGTACTTCAATTTTGAACGTTTTGTTAGTGTTACCCAAAAAGAATTAGTTGGTCAACGTCTCCACATTAAGAACCGTGGCGACAGTGATGCTAAGGTTGAAATTACCAGCATGATTGATGCTGATGTATATAACGAAGACGCTAACTACGATGAACAATTCTGGAACGTTTTAGGCAAGTCTGCTGATGGCGAACATGCTGAATTAACTTCTATGACTAAGAAGAATGATTTTGGTACTCCACAATTCATCGTTGGAATGAAGACTACTTCAAAGACTAACCTTGACCACGTAGATGATGGTACTGACGAAAAGCACGCTTACAACACATTTGCTGGTACTGTAGCTGCTGGTAAAGAAGTTAACTTTGAAAAGCGTAGTATCGTAATGACTTCTCGTGATTACGATTCTCAAGCAGATATTGAAAAGAACTTGGATGTATTAGGCGACCAACTTGATAATCAAAGTTTTGACGATTTACTCGATCCACATATTAAAGAATGGGCAGATCGTTGGGTTAAGTCTGATGTTGAAATTGAAGGTGACGAAGGAGCTCAACAGGGTATTCGTTTCAACCTCTTCCAACTCTTCTCTACTTACTACGGTCAAGATTACCGTCTTAACATCAGTCCAAAGGGATTCACCGGTGAAAAGTACGGTGGTGCTACTTACTGGGATACTGAAGCTTATTGTATTCCAGTTTACCTTGGGGTTGCAGACCCAGAAGTTGCACGTAACTTATTAATGTACCGTTACAAGCAATTAGATGGTGCCTTTGTTAACGCTAAGGAACAAGGACTTGATGGTGCATTATTCCCAATGGTTACCTTCAACGGTATCGAATGTCACAACGAATGGGAAATTACCTTTGAAGAAATTCACCGTAACGGGGACATTGCCTTTGCCATTTACCTTTACACTAAGTACACTGGCGACAAGTCATACGTTCTTAACGAAGGGGCAGAAGTTCTTACTGAAATTTCTCGTTTCTGGGCTGACCGTGTTCACTACTCCCAAAACAAGAACAAGTATATGCTTCATGCCGTAACTGGTCCTGATGAATACGACAACAACGTAAACAACGACTGGTACACTAACCTTCTTTGTCGCTGGACTCTTCAATACACCCTTGACATCTTAGACCAAGTAGATGAAAAGGTAGCTAAGAAGCTTAATGTTTCAGAAGACGAAAAGCGTAAGTGGAAGGGTATTGTAGACAACATGTACCTTCCTTACGACAAGGAAAAGGACATCTTCCCAGAAAACGATGGCTTCATGGACAAGGACTTGACTCCAGTTTCTGAAATTCCAAGTGACCAATTACCACTTAACCAACACTGGTCATGGGATAAGATCTTACGTTCACCATACGTAAAACAAGGTGACGTTATCCAAGGTCTCTGGGACTTCATCGATGACTTTACTAAGGAAGAAAAGAAGAACAACTTCGACTTCTACGAACAATTTACTGTTCACGAATCAAGTCTTTCTGCTTCCGTTTACTCAATTATCGCTGCTGATATTGGTTACGAAGACAAGGCCGTTGAATTGTATGAACGTTCAGCACGTCTTGACCTTGATAACTACAACAACGATACTTCTGATGGACTTCACATCACTTCAATGACTGGTTCATGGCTTGATATTGTTCAAGGATTTGCTGGTATGCGTGTTCGTGATGGTCAATTACACTATGCACCATTCTTACCTAAGAAGTGGGATTCATACCAATTCCGTCAAATGTTCCGTGGTCGGATCTTGAAGGTTAAGGTTGACAAGCATGGTACTAAGATTGACCTTGTATCAGGTGACCCAATTACCATTGATCTTGACGGTAAGAAGCTTGAATTAAAGTAA
- the pgmB gene encoding beta-phosphoglucomutase, protein MKFEDLKGFAFDLDGVIADTARFHGQAWHQLADKVGTEWTPELADALKGVSRMDSLELILKAGGHENDYTQEEKEALATEKNDNYIKLVETLTPADILPGMKDFLDELKANGYHIVLASASKNAPKVLKYLQLTDYFEGIVNPANLSHGKPDPEIYQEAAKLMDLPADQVAGLEDAQAGIESINRAGELSIGFGADLKDADVKFDKTGDVSLAAIKAQMN, encoded by the coding sequence ATGAAGTTTGAAGATTTGAAAGGTTTTGCATTTGACCTTGACGGTGTTATTGCTGACACTGCTCGTTTTCATGGTCAAGCATGGCACCAATTAGCTGACAAGGTTGGAACTGAATGGACTCCAGAATTGGCTGACGCATTAAAAGGTGTTAGTCGGATGGATTCTTTGGAATTAATCTTGAAGGCTGGCGGTCATGAAAATGACTATACTCAAGAAGAAAAAGAAGCTTTGGCAACTGAAAAGAATGATAACTATATTAAATTAGTTGAAACTCTAACACCTGCCGATATTCTTCCAGGAATGAAAGACTTCTTAGATGAATTGAAAGCTAACGGTTACCACATTGTATTAGCTTCTGCTTCTAAAAATGCGCCAAAGGTTCTTAAGTATTTGCAATTAACTGATTACTTTGAAGGAATCGTTAATCCAGCAAACTTAAGCCATGGTAAGCCAGATCCAGAAATTTACCAAGAAGCAGCTAAATTAATGGATCTTCCAGCTGACCAAGTAGCGGGACTTGAAGATGCCCAAGCCGGAATTGAATCAATTAACCGTGCTGGTGAATTATCAATTGGTTTTGGTGCTGATTTGAAGGATGCTGATGTTAAGTTCGATAAGACTGGCGACGTATCCTTAGCTGCTATTAAAGCGCAAATGAATTAA
- a CDS encoding SLC45 family MFS transporter, whose amino-acid sequence MSQEKSTGAGLPTLSKSTIWMINFGFLGVQTAFTLQSSQMSRIFQTIGADPNNLGWFFILPPLAGLIVQPIIGYYSDRTWALKLGGRRLPYLLLGMIVAVIVMILLPNSGSFGFGYGSLAALWFGAITVALLDLSSNVAMQPFKMMVGDMVNDDQKSYAYGIQSFLSNTGAVLAAVFPFILTAWFGVRNTAKRGVVPDSVIIAFYVGAALLVVTSLFTVFRVHEYDPATYAKYHGITEDDNKEGGNWFTLLKHAPKAFWTVTLVQFFCWFAFQYLWTYSAGAIAKNVWNTVDATSAGYQAAGNWYGVLAAVQSIAAVIWSYVLAKVPNKYHKLGYGGSLLLGALGFISVFFVHDQWTLIVSYTLVGIAWAAMNTYPLTIVTNALTGKHMGTYLGLFNGSICLPQIVASILSFVLFPLFGHSQVHMFILAGIVMALGALSVATIKETYAE is encoded by the coding sequence ATGAGTCAAGAAAAGTCCACGGGGGCTGGATTACCTACTCTATCAAAGAGTACCATCTGGATGATCAACTTTGGATTCCTTGGTGTTCAGACAGCTTTTACTCTGCAGAGTTCTCAAATGAGTCGGATTTTCCAAACTATTGGGGCCGACCCTAACAACCTTGGCTGGTTCTTCATCTTACCACCATTAGCTGGTTTGATTGTTCAACCAATCATTGGTTATTATTCAGACCGTACATGGGCACTAAAATTAGGTGGTCGGCGGTTGCCATACTTACTATTGGGAATGATTGTAGCTGTTATCGTTATGATTTTGCTTCCTAATTCAGGAAGTTTCGGTTTCGGGTATGGTTCGCTTGCTGCCCTTTGGTTCGGTGCAATTACTGTTGCTTTACTTGACCTTTCATCAAATGTGGCAATGCAGCCATTTAAGATGATGGTTGGTGATATGGTTAACGATGACCAAAAGAGTTATGCCTATGGGATTCAAAGTTTCTTATCTAACACAGGTGCTGTGTTAGCTGCTGTTTTCCCATTTATCTTAACTGCTTGGTTTGGGGTTCGTAACACTGCAAAACGAGGCGTTGTTCCAGATTCAGTTATTATCGCCTTCTACGTTGGAGCAGCCTTGTTAGTTGTTACTAGTTTGTTTACAGTTTTCCGGGTTCATGAATATGATCCAGCAACTTATGCAAAGTACCATGGCATTACTGAAGATGACAACAAAGAAGGTGGAAACTGGTTTACACTTTTGAAGCATGCTCCAAAAGCATTCTGGACAGTTACCCTTGTTCAATTCTTCTGCTGGTTTGCATTCCAATACCTTTGGACATACTCAGCTGGTGCTATTGCCAAAAATGTTTGGAATACTGTTGATGCTACCTCTGCTGGTTATCAGGCTGCTGGTAACTGGTACGGTGTGCTTGCGGCTGTTCAATCAATCGCTGCGGTTATTTGGTCATACGTATTAGCTAAGGTGCCAAACAAGTACCACAAGCTTGGTTACGGTGGTAGTTTACTTCTTGGTGCTCTTGGGTTCATTTCAGTGTTCTTTGTTCATGATCAATGGACGTTGATTGTTTCATACACCCTTGTCGGAATTGCTTGGGCTGCGATGAACACTTACCCATTAACAATTGTTACAAACGCATTGACTGGTAAGCACATGGGTACATACCTTGGATTATTCAACGGTTCAATTTGTTTACCACAGATTGTTGCTTCAATATTGAGTTTTGTTTTATTCCCATTATTTGGACACTCACAAGTTCACATGTTTATCCTTGCTGGTATCGTAATGGCTCTTGGAGCTCTTTCAGTTGCCACAATCAAGGAAACTTATGCTGAATAG
- a CDS encoding chloride channel protein, whose product MKFWRLKIGIYAVVWSLIIGMLTAAYLNLVNWVIDLVWHQYLDPAVSSKWYPFLVCIPLGFLIGFLNERWGNYPLTIEQVLTQVRLKGQLNYHNWWKSFILGLLALGAGGSIGPEASTTVLTSSMINWLGDRMRWATSMRQKVSLWYGKMQTQDLARAPRFSQLFKNKSQRVFVISGLVGIGIVGAAIVFKLFPEEGVFGIHHRIINWEWINLLTSIPTIIIGIAFGWLFVHLENWAALIINAKISKIWQGGIFGLILAISSLITSDILFSGEFRIVPFTHEAFNHSIIFLLVVALVKAVMSNLGFAMGWRGGTIFPAIFSSVAVGTACAMMLPGDVRINAIVVIAASLTFILEKPLLTIIPLLLLVPIELAPVIIVVAFLVGRIIKLFPASE is encoded by the coding sequence ATGAAATTTTGGCGACTTAAGATTGGAATATATGCAGTTGTTTGGAGCCTAATAATTGGTATGCTGACAGCGGCGTATTTAAACTTAGTTAACTGGGTAATTGATTTAGTTTGGCATCAATACCTAGATCCGGCAGTTAGTAGTAAATGGTATCCGTTTTTAGTATGTATTCCATTGGGATTTTTGATTGGTTTCTTGAATGAGCGATGGGGTAATTACCCGTTAACGATTGAACAAGTGCTGACGCAAGTAAGGTTGAAGGGGCAATTAAATTATCATAATTGGTGGAAGTCTTTTATTCTTGGCTTATTGGCCCTCGGAGCAGGAGGAAGCATCGGGCCGGAAGCTTCTACAACAGTCTTAACTAGCAGCATGATTAATTGGCTTGGTGACCGTATGCGCTGGGCAACTTCAATGCGCCAGAAAGTTTCTCTTTGGTACGGTAAAATGCAAACGCAAGATTTAGCCCGTGCTCCTAGATTCAGTCAGCTTTTTAAAAATAAATCTCAACGAGTCTTTGTTATTTCAGGATTAGTTGGAATTGGAATAGTAGGCGCGGCGATTGTTTTTAAGCTTTTTCCTGAAGAAGGTGTTTTTGGGATTCATCACCGGATCATTAATTGGGAGTGGATCAATTTATTAACGAGTATTCCAACGATTATCATTGGGATTGCTTTTGGGTGGCTGTTTGTTCACTTAGAAAATTGGGCTGCACTGATAATTAATGCAAAAATAAGTAAGATTTGGCAAGGTGGGATTTTTGGGTTAATTTTAGCGATCAGCTCGTTGATTACAAGCGATATCTTATTTTCTGGTGAGTTTAGAATTGTTCCTTTTACCCACGAAGCCTTCAATCATTCAATCATCTTCCTATTAGTTGTAGCACTCGTAAAAGCCGTAATGAGTAATCTGGGTTTTGCAATGGGATGGCGGGGAGGAACTATTTTCCCGGCTATCTTTTCGAGTGTCGCGGTAGGAACTGCCTGTGCGATGATGTTGCCTGGAGACGTACGGATAAATGCAATTGTTGTAATCGCGGCAAGCCTTACCTTTATTTTAGAAAAACCGTTATTAACAATTATCCCGCTGTTATTATTGGTACCAATTGAACTAGCGCCGGTTATAATTGTAGTTGCATTTTTAGTAGGAAGGATTATTAAACTTTTTCCTGCTAGTGAATAG
- a CDS encoding glutamate--cysteine ligase, with protein sequence MFSRIGQLIFDNEAVAKTSDFTMGLEIEMQRVDEDGNLSLEPYPSAIGDEKTNPWITNDFLETMAEMVTPSAQHALDAMHYLYVINNTLRSALAPGELLWPLSMPPRLPKDKTKLRLAKMGPKKEAYLKEWAKRHGYSQGTPCGAHINLSIDQHIIELVLNAFPERFNSEREVRNYLYTILAQGFVRYRWLLTYLYGASPIVEGNYFEPGKELPHPIRSVRQSQYGFGIKFTGDFTNLDRYIARIEEGVKAGILTSDYEFHGPVRFKGNTDLKKLPEHGIEYLELRMLDLDPSSSVGVRTGTLRFIRLLASYLIMQPPLKENEVEEILVTADKMNEVVAEENPQATCRYQAKARAVLKSLERYANQIQLGPEYSEVLEDLEDRVENPLTTPSAKLLNYVKNGSLTEYALRRAKRYQQAAQETIHPFKGFEDGRIYTADELRKELTL encoded by the coding sequence GTGTTTAGCAGAATTGGTCAATTAATATTCGATAATGAAGCTGTTGCAAAGACTTCTGATTTTACAATGGGTCTTGAGATTGAAATGCAACGAGTAGACGAAGATGGCAACCTAAGCCTTGAGCCATATCCGTCAGCGATTGGGGATGAGAAGACTAATCCATGGATTACCAATGATTTTTTAGAAACAATGGCTGAAATGGTAACTCCTTCTGCCCAACATGCTCTTGATGCAATGCATTATTTGTATGTTATCAATAATACATTGCGATCAGCTCTTGCTCCCGGCGAGTTATTATGGCCGTTATCCATGCCCCCACGACTTCCTAAAGATAAGACTAAATTACGGTTAGCTAAAATGGGACCGAAAAAAGAAGCTTATTTGAAGGAATGGGCAAAACGTCATGGGTACTCGCAAGGAACGCCTTGTGGAGCGCATATTAATTTGAGTATTGATCAGCACATTATTGAGCTAGTCCTTAATGCTTTCCCGGAACGCTTTAATAGTGAGCGTGAAGTGCGGAATTATTTATATACTATCTTGGCACAAGGTTTTGTCCGATATCGATGGCTTCTTACGTATCTTTATGGTGCAAGCCCAATTGTTGAAGGAAATTATTTTGAACCGGGAAAAGAGTTGCCTCATCCGATTCGGAGTGTGCGGCAAAGTCAATACGGCTTTGGGATCAAATTTACCGGTGATTTTACTAATCTCGATCGTTACATTGCACGGATTGAAGAAGGAGTTAAAGCAGGGATCTTAACATCGGATTACGAATTTCATGGTCCGGTGAGGTTCAAAGGAAACACGGATTTAAAAAAGTTGCCTGAACATGGAATTGAGTATTTAGAATTACGAATGCTCGATTTAGATCCTAGCAGTTCAGTAGGAGTTCGAACTGGTACACTAAGATTTATTCGTTTATTAGCAAGTTACTTGATCATGCAGCCACCATTAAAAGAAAACGAAGTAGAAGAAATATTGGTGACTGCCGATAAAATGAATGAAGTTGTAGCCGAGGAAAATCCCCAAGCAACTTGTAGATATCAGGCCAAAGCTCGTGCTGTCCTCAAAAGTTTAGAGCGGTATGCCAATCAAATCCAACTCGGTCCAGAATATTCCGAAGTTCTGGAAGACTTAGAAGATCGGGTCGAAAATCCGTTAACTACCCCGAGTGCTAAACTCTTAAACTATGTAAAGAATGGTTCACTCACCGAGTATGCGTTGCGTCGTGCCAAACGTTACCAACAAGCGGCACAGGAAACAATCCATCCTTTCAAAGGGTTTGAAGATGGACGAATCTATACTGCTGATGAGCTTCGAAAAGAATTAACATTGTAA